Genomic DNA from Solanum pennellii chromosome 3, SPENNV200:
tgtgatttaatttaagtttgaaaattagtttaattaacttttgaaaaacgCAACACGATAAACAATACTGAACAGAATGAGTACACTGAATAGATGAGGAAATGAATAAAGGTGTAACAAGAGAAGCTTGAACCTAACGCTTTGGCCCGATATTAGGTACGTAGCGTAAAATAGAAAACTACTATAGTCCTACAAACTGCTAATTTTATTCAACTTTGTAGCTAGAACTGATGCTCATTTTATTATTCACTccaaaagaagaataaaagaattatcaactgTTTAAGTTGTTAAAAGTTGAAAATAGTAATATTCAATTCTGAATTTCAAGATGGATTTAAATGTAATATATAAGTTCACGTAAatctaataatttttgtttaaattaatgggttcaatattcaaaaatttcttcaaatatcaatttaattgtgagttatctttttaaattaacttaagATAGCTATGCAAaacaataaatttcaaattctgaCTAAGTTTCTAAATCCAATCAAAACATCAAACTCCATCGAGcgaaagaaatattattgaagAGAACTATTACCACTCTACTCTATTAATGTAAGACGAGTATTCTTGCTGTTTTccatgtgaaaaaaaaaaaagcaggtGTATACTCTATATACCTAAAATTCTATACCAGACAAGAATTATAAATTAGAAGGACCTTTGCATTTGAAATGACATTTCTCTTaatatagaaattttattttatttttcctcatCTTACTTCTAAATTCTTTTgcttttgatttaaaaaaaaaaaaaagaacaatgaaACATAGAGGTATAAGAACCATTCATATCTCATCAAGCATGGGAGCATTTGTTCTTTACCTTGAGTTTTATTCCTCAAATCAGTAATAAGTCTTTTCAATGTCATTTCATTTCACCCAACACCCTCCATGCAAAGTCATTTCAAGTCCACATAAAAAAAGAGGGTTACAATAAActgaaaatcaacataaattttaCACTCATACCTAATGTGATGAAGATATACAACAAACTGTgtaaaagtaatattttatataatcgACTTTACTTATTTAGTTGAGACTGAGACATaactattttttgtttgtttgtatatatcTTCTTCGTATATATCGTAAGTTTGTATCACTAGCCTATACGATTCTGTACATCTTTAATTATGCatttgctatatatatatagagagagagtgTGTAATTTCCCTAGATAGTCACTCATGTTTGGGAAATTACCTAGGAATAtcacttatttttgttttaggactataattcacccAACTTTAGTTATTTTCCTCAATCTATActtgacacaaaaaaatatattatctctCTCCTATTGCCatgtcacattatttatttagttattataaaaaaaaatatgctttaaacctatttaaacgttaggttacaatatttttttaaaaaatattattttttatttatgttttttgaaaatatttgtcttttagatatataaagataaatttttaaaatgaatgaaaaacaaaattacCCCATTTCTACAACTACtaatgaaatgttttaactattttttaaaaataatttttaaatttttttaatgataattattattttttaccataagtttttcaattaattttttaaataagaattatagtttttttatgatgcactttttcttctcctatttAGATAAATATTTCTACATTCTATTTTGTTGGAGCATTCCCTAAAATCACTAAAAGTGTGACAAATATAAATAGACATTacagtttttttataaaataattcaatttttcaattttcattttttaaccttaaaaattgaaatttgaagcatttaaagatctttcatttttcccttaatAGCCATTactgtttttatttaaaaaaaagttcaatttcattttttttctttaaaattgaaattagagGCATTTAAAAATCATCCATTTTTGTCGTTAcagtttttttttaacaaaagaacttttattttctatttaaatagttattttaaaattctttttttttaattgaatttttagagcatatttaaaaagttttttgaaaaattagaatTCTTGAATATTTGTGGTGCTGACATGTGCCACTTTTTACTTCTCCTATTAGATatagatagattttttttaaaaaatagacaaaCCCACATATTATACccagtaaaaaattatattaagaaCTGTAATATGAGCTCCTCCggttcttcaagaaaatatgtggttccttcttttctttaaagaattagaaaaatattaataataaattaaaaaatgtgacATGACATCCTAgtaggaaaaaaataatgtatttttttgtatcaaatatattttgagaaaaatagatAAAGTTGGTGATATTGTAAtcctaaaataaacataaatgatattccTAGGTAATTTCTCAAATGCTGATGTACCCTCATAGTTGGGCTGTACCTTCCTTAGGTGTCAAATGTGATGTTGTACCGGGTCGTTTAAATCAGACCTCTATTTCGGTACAACGAGAAGGAGTTTACTATGGTCAGTGCAGTGAGATTTGTGGAACTAATCATGCCTTTATGCCTATCGTCGGACATTCACACTTTGATTCGTGAGCAACTTCACGAGAACATTGTGAAAGGGGGAAATGGCGGCTGTCCGTGCACTTTCCGGAAATGACGGAAATATAGTACGTATGTCAtgtagtttttgtttttgtacCTTTGCCGTCCCTCAGCCCCTCTCCCACCCTTTCTATCTATCATTAGAAGTTATAAATAACTATTAGTGAAATTAcactctctctatatataaaataaaattaatggcACATTCattctcattattatttttattctttatataAAAAACATTGATCCACTATTATATTGCTATTAACATATGACAAGTCAattctttttatattgttttgattaatgattatGTCAGGAAATTAATAATGCCAACGTTTTTTTTTTACTGGAGTTGTCACTCTTTAaatggtggatgcaatgagaaATGAGAACCACAAAAATTGTagggaaaaagagaagaaatagtattataaaataaaggAGGAGAATATTTAAGAAAGACTTAAAAGACAAAACGTATTATCCCATCGTCCGGTATTGCtcgtcatgatttctatttttagaattaaactatagaaattttgattaacattttaagatatattttttcatcatattaatatgcaaaaaattgtaatgtatagtacttttcatataggtttagaatatttaatttttttttatttaaaatatcgaattaatatatctaatttatatttgaaaattaatcaaattgacttttgataaaattgacttttgataagcgcaacatgataaataatttcaaaaattgactttcgataagcgtaACATGATAAACAATTTCAAACGGAGAGAGTATTGTACTCGATCATTGTGATTACTTACGTATGTTGTTGATTGAGAGAATATATACTCTTCATTAGCAAAGATTCCTGGCATTattaatgtttaatttaatatattgttttcCACTGAAAGTTATACTCAAACTAAAGCTTTTATACATTTAGTACAAATCCCCAAGTTAATGGCGGagcccccccccctccccccccccacacacacagacatatatatatatatagacataaTCCTTAATAAACAAATAGACACAAGTATTCTACATTGCGCAATACACGTAGGACTCATCTAGTACACAAAAATGTCATGTAGGACGAATGTGTTCATTTGCTCAGTTTTATACAAGCTTAcgtgtctatttgtgcatatCCAAAGTTAAAGATCATAGTTATCAACTGACGTCAAGTTAAAGgtcatgtttatgcattatgtcattaaaaaaagataaattgaaaaattatacgatgcaaataaaataaaagagatatttaaattttcttgatggatagCGATTTCTATCAAGTATTTTTCATGAACTAGCTATTACTCCATACGATATACCttgtcaaatatttaaaaattctgtaaattatatttgattacTGAGAATTTGTATGTTTGACTTACTATTCACGTACACAAATATAAGAAAGGCAAAGTGGAAGGCATAGAGATCCCACCAATATTGAAATGCATGCATTATTGGCGCTTTATTATATTGTTGCCATTATTATTGCCTTTGATTTTGAAATACAATACGCCAAGGATTAAGAGGTAACACATTTATATGAAACAAAAATATCTATTCTCACCCTTCCTATTTCTTTTCAATGTCTTTCACTTATCCTTTTATCTTCTATCATCTGTCTCTTCACCATTAATGCTATAAATTTCTATTTCTAGCTAGTCATATGTTCAAACTTTGATGAACAAATGATAGGTATTTAGTAAAATTAATTAGTCGGGTTGAATGAGCTAGCTAGTCTTGTTTCCATATATAGttataagatttttatttttataattatttatagttCTTTTTCTAATTAGCTTTGGTGAACAAAGTTATTAGTTACTCGTGTGAGTAGAAGATAGCAGGTATCTCAACATTTGAGTTGCTTGCAAGTTAAGTTAGCTCAAATACTAGCGTtataagagaattttttttttagtcatCTGTCAAAGTCTTGATGAACAAAGTTATTCTGAATTTATATTGGTCAAAGATAACATGCATGTACTCTATGAAATTAATTAGTCCTGAGATGAAAACAAGTTCATCCGGACACtaaaattataaacatataCTGTAGTTTATTTTTAACCATGCACGTGTCCAAGCCTGTTTGGTGAACAAAGTTATTTGTTAtatgtatcatgtatatatgtgtgttgGTTTAAAATAATAGGTACGCTATATTAAATTAGAcctaatacatatattggatcataaacttggtttcaaattttaattttgacctccaactttcaaaaTGCACAagcagacactttaactatccaacttttgaataaataaacacatgtaggatgacatgtaggacaaaaaatgacatgtaggatgacatgtaggacatatgtatctatttgttcaactttatacaagtttaagtgtctacttttgcacacccaaagttgaagggcataaatataATTCGAAACCAAGTTAAagaacatatttatgtattattttattaaattaattagttgagtTGAGCCTAGAAATCATGATTAGAATataatctttttaaatatatgaatcCATCCACCTTCAAAATAAAGTTGTTATAACCTTATTAATTAAGCACAACATAGAACTTATTCTGTTtaattataaacaaataaaaacgcCATAAAGCATTGATCATCAAGTGCATGCTAAAATCATTGATTTAACAGATGATGGATTCTTCTTATGATCTTCTTTTgctttatgattatgtttggAAGTTCTTTTTAGTTGCACTTTAATGGTGAAGTACTGAGAGCCACCAAAATCAGAAGAAGAAATATAGGCCTACGTTGTTATTGATTAATTGGGATAAGTTTTGacattttcattaataaataaaaggatTCCTTTGCCTATATGCACTTTTAGTACTATATATTTCCAGCTAATCTTTTTACTAAATACAGTAGTATACATTTTATTTAGCACGAAACCCCATGTGTTTGTGGATCAGTGGATGCCTTTTATCATTCCACTCAACTTAAGTTAGAAAATAAAATGGCTTCCAATCTGacttaattctaaaaattagctaattgggaaaatgcacaagtaccccctcagcCTATGCCtaaaatctcaaagacacatttatactatactaaggtcctattaccccctgaacttattttataagtaattttctactcttttccggcctacgtgacactagcttaaaaaaaaaaagtcaaccaatgTTGagtccacaagatagtgccacgtaggtcgaaaaggggtaaaaaattattagtaaaataagttcaggggtaataggaccttagtatagtataagtgtgtctttgagatttcggacataggttgaggggtacttatgcattatctCTAGCTAATTAATAGATGAAAgatagtttaaaaatatatagagaGTTTAAACTATCTTTCTATTATCGATATAAACGACTATTCTCCCTCCTCTCAGTACTCATGTGACATCTAGAATTTGGACAATTTATAATTAACAAGGTGCCAAACAAGATATATCATGAATTGAATGTGTCATCTTTTAatataatgttaaaaaaatgaatatttctaTCACAAACGCTAGCTCAAGACGTGACATCCATGATTTGGTATCGACTTTAGGCCCAAACTAACAAAGCCAGAAGTCATAATATATTGAAATGTAGACAATTCAAAGTGAAAAATTTCGAAATGACTTGTTCCAGCTTAATGAAGCTGGAACAAAGAcctcttttaattaaaatttgtagcTAGAATACTACTCTATATGCATGacaaataaattttagttttaggaATTTTAATTTAGAAGGTTAATGGAGAAATGGACTCATCCACATGTATTAAAAGTAAATGGAAGGTAGTAGAATAAGCATGGTCGACCTGGTGTTgggattttcttcttcttttctcctaACAATCATGACAATATTAATCAAGAATGATTTACTTTATTAAAGGAAGATGATTATATAAATTGGTTTTTGCCCACTTCTAAGAAATTCACCTACCATGATTCTTCCCCTCCtgtttattttttcatcaaaagaTAGCATCATGGATAACTAAACACCGTGTGTGCAAAGACTTTATTTCAATGACAATAATAACATTTTAGTGTATTCTTATCGACTGTTTTCAATAGACCTTGAACTCAATAGCAAAAATGTATTCTTACGGAGGGAGAGACTGATTTCAATCGATAACTAAACACTGTGTATATCCAAACACAAATCTATGTCAATCTTTAAATATCAACCAATTCATGTCCAAACGTCTGCCTGCGTTGTTGCTGGATAAAAATAGTCATCTCCATGATTATATTTGTATAGTTAAATGGATCTTGTGTTCAATAACTAGATCAAGTGGAAACACATGACTGATGTCCAGAGTTTAAATGCTttgttctttttaaatttttccaaatACAAAGGATTTTGATTCTTGCCCCACTTTCCACTACCAAAAATCCCACTttccttttctatctttcaattCTATCCACAAACTTTTTCTCCAAGTCAAACATTCTTCATGGTTAATGATGCAAAATAGAACTATAAATAGTATTCACTGGCCAGGCTCACTGTCAGTATACACAAGGACAAAGTAGAGTTAACTCAACTTTGTCTAGCTATTAATACATTGTGAGAGTATTTGTGTAAAACAGCCCTCGACTTTAATTACAAACTCTTATTTCTCCGTCTTAACTTGATAATCTCTGAGAAATAGGCCTTTTTTCGAAATTAATCTCATAGGAACAAGTGTTGAGGAATCAATAGACACGATGGACCCTGAAGAAGGTGTGTCAGCTCCTTCAACACCAGCAACTCCGGGAACTCCTGGTGCTCCTCTCTTTGGTGGATTGATCAAGCATGAGAGGAGAAACGGAGGGAATGGCAAAAAAACTCTTCTTAAGAGCTGTAAATGCTTCGGTGTTGAATCATGGGCCTCGGAAGAAGGAACGTTGCCTGCTGTTTCATGCATGTTACCTCCTCCTCCTATTTCATTAGCTAGAAAGGTGAGAAAAGTACAAATGATTCaggatttaaaatatatttgtcaaaaatattgAGTTCAGTTGAACGTGATAATGCAATGTATAGCTGATATGAAGATTGGTTTTGTATCAGGTGGGAGCAGAGTTTATAGGTACTCTGATACTGATATTTGCAGGGACAGCCACAGCCATAATGAACCAGAAGACACAAGGCTCTGAAACATTAATTGGACTGGCAGCCTCGACGGGCCTCGCTGTAATGATTGTGATTCTGTCAACTGGCCACATCTCTGGAGCCCATCTCAACCCTGCTGTGACTATTGGTTTTGCTGCTCTCAAACATTTCCCCTGGAAACATGTATGAAGACACACTCTGTACCACTTACGGCTCATTTGTTACGCACTTAACGGATTGTTTATTTTGCGTgcgtgtttaattttttttttaacaggTTCCTGTGTACATTGGAGCACAAATTATAGCATCATTTTGTGCTGCATTCACGTTAAAGGTAGTTTTGCACCCAATAATGGGTGGTGGAGTTACTGTTCCTTCTGGTAGTTATGTTCAAGCTTTTGCCTTGGAATTCATCATCAGCTTCAATCTGATGTTCGTTGTCACTGCCGTGGCCACCGACACTAGAGCTGTAAGCATGATGGTTTCTCTGTTCTTACTAGTCAATTCAAAAATGGtttgtttatttattcatttccGAAATTTACTCACATCGGATATTTAAGCGAGGGTTGTTTTTTTTGGGCAAACTATAGGTAGGAGAGCTTGCGGGAATCGCTGTAGGAGCCACTGTCATGCTTAACATACTAATAGCTGGGTAATGATCTGCAGCTCTTGCTCTGTTTAAGCTGTAGTAGCCATATGGTTTTCATTTTTGCATCTTGGAATATTCATCTAACAAGTAACAATAATCCTTTTTTGGGGCTAAACCATATTCTCCTGAGCTACGACTACCTAAAAATCATAATCATGTCGTGTAAGACCCATTAAGGGGAACGATTTTTCATCTCATGGCTCGACCTAAGACTTATGATTTAAGGGTGAAAAAAATCATATCCATTTCTACCATACTCTTTAATTGCGAAGATCTTCAATCAACATTGAGTAGCTATCCAGCTAAgggtgaaaaaaataatatcccTGAATTCTGAAATGAAGATCTAGGGGTGTTTGGTACAAAGATGCATAACTCAGGGATTACTAAATcatggattagtaatgcagggattgATTTTTATCATGTGTTTGGTTCATTACTTCCCACCtaattttatgtttggtttaAGACTCTAGAAAAACTTCTTACCTACTATACCTTTGGGTTTATTGTGAGATTTTCCATTTCATTTAACTAGTCAATtagataaatattaaaatatgtaaaaaaaattattattaattttgaggTGTGATAAGCCACCATCCTTAATAGCAcaatatatttctaattttttattggtcaaatacaccataaatttaatatagttttaagactacttaaattgttcaaaatagacgaaacttattttttttttaaaaaaaaacaaatagttCATGTGGTCAAtcaacaacattaaaaaaatattttaaaaaatcaaccCAATATAGCAAATCAAAcatgaagaggaaaaaaaattagtttgtgaaatcttcaaattatATGTAACgaatttgaagaatttaaaagaatatttataatatcctaatataaaaataaaataaaagaacattAAATTACATAAGAAATTTAGGAAAAAGTATTTGAGGATAGTTTAGTAATTTAGGGTCTTAGTTTGTTAAACCTTGAATTAGTTATCCCTCCCTTTTCTAGGGATTAAATAAGACCTTGTATgaggtataactaatccataGATTATGTTAAATAGAATAACCAAACAATGTTTTTCTTGGACTAAAATATAATCTATCGACTATTTTGATTAATACCTTCTACGAAACAGATCTGCGTATCCAGCTAATGCATAAAGTAGACAGacactttctctttcttttattttaaatatatctcTAAACGTCATTTTCCCATAATAGGAGTATCAACTTTGACAGCTTTTTCAAGCACAATTGTTgtataacaacaattcaattctcaaaatatttattcaacaATAATTTCAATACATCTTACACTTGGTACAGCACATGGTTACTCTGTCTAAACAAGACGTGACATAAAATGAACGAAAAATCAAGGAAGTAATACATATACAATAACGAAATAGTGACAGCTTCCGTAGGAATCACTTAGTAGcttgtgaaagaaaaaaagagagtagTTTACGGTCTTTCTCACAATTTGTATATTCTTGTGTTTTAGGGAGACAACTGGGGCTTCAATGAATCCCGTGAGAACCCTCGGACCAGCAGTAGCAGTAGGAAACTATAAAGCCATCTGGATCTACCTTACTGCTCCAATTCTTGGCGCTCTCATTGGGGCAGGCGTTTACTCTGCTGTCAAACTGCCTGATGAAGACAGAGACAATCATCCAAAGCCTTCCCTGGAACATAGTTTCAGAAGGTAATTCATCAGTAACACTATCAAACCAATGATAATCGCCTATATTTGTAGATGGTGTGCAGTTCTATGAATGTAAAAACACCTGGAAGGCAAGAGTGGGTTGAATAAAACAAAATCTTTCCACTCTCTCCAAATGTACAGATTTTGAGCAAGATATGACTTATCAAAAGAATAGGTTAGAGCAAGATATAGTGACGGAGAGAGGAAAGAAAGGAATGAACATTGGTGAGCTACTATTGGCAAACTTATGCGATGCGTAGAATTGGTGAGTTTTTACTGAATTGTAAAAGAGACCTCTGTATAATGTATTTCAATTCACAGAACTAGTGCCACATGAGTggaaattctttttctttttcatttgtcTGAAATCTTGGAGGGGTACGAAATGAAACTGAGAGACTCAATTCATATTTCCGTTTCTCTTAGGAAGCAAGCTAATGAATACGAAAGTATTGTTCATGACTAtcaaatgagaaagaaatattgTTCATACATAAAGTACTGCCAAAATTGGCACAAGCAAATCCAGCTTATTGTcatattaaaacttttcttttctccGATTAGAGTATTGCATAAATGGACTATATATAACTCTCTGTATTGAGTTAAACCTTGACTTGAAACTGTTAACGCTGTACACTACTGATTTGGCTATTTATCTTAGGACAACAGACCAAGCAGAAAAAAGATCCAAAGTCCTAATAACTGCAATAACAACTATCCTACTAAGGGTGATATCATATAATAAAGTCATGGATAAGTATGACAATCAATacatatatgataaaaaaaaaatcaataatagaAACCAGAAGA
This window encodes:
- the LOC107014826 gene encoding aquaporin NIP6-1 — encoded protein: MDPEEGVSAPSTPATPGTPGAPLFGGLIKHERRNGGNGKKTLLKSCKCFGVESWASEEGTLPAVSCMLPPPPISLARKVGAEFIGTLILIFAGTATAIMNQKTQGSETLIGLAASTGLAVMIVILSTGHISGAHLNPAVTIGFAALKHFPWKHVPVYIGAQIIASFCAAFTLKVVLHPIMGGGVTVPSGSYVQAFALEFIISFNLMFVVTAVATDTRAVGELAGIAVGATVMLNILIAGETTGASMNPVRTLGPAVAVGNYKAIWIYLTAPILGALIGAGVYSAVKLPDEDRDNHPKPSLEHSFRR